One genomic window of Hydra vulgaris chromosome 03, alternate assembly HydraT2T_AEP includes the following:
- the LOC100202235 gene encoding acetyl-CoA acetyltransferase, cytosolic isoform X2, which yields MSSMYKENDVVIVAAFRTPVGKYKKAFTNLQAYELGAVLIKKIIEFCDLNPHEVSEVIIGQVYTAGQGQNPARQSSVNGGLPYSVPSSLINCLCGSGLKAVVNAYQAIKNDPSLLIIAGGQESMSNVPHYVNVIQGNKIEDCPKINGLVHDGLSDAFYGYHMGITGLMQITKDEFPTPSTSLAGLCKLKPAFLNDGSGTVTAGNSSGINDGAAMMLICSMEKTKELKVCTPLARIVAWAQIGVEPSIMGIAPVFAVQKALKNACWTLEEVDLFELNEAFAAQSIAVIRELGIPMHKVNVCGGAIGIGHPIGASGARVLVTLLHSMVRLKKQKGVVSLCIGGGMGIAMCVERLIH from the exons ATGAGTTCTATGTACAAAGAAAACGATGTTGTAATTGTGGCTGCTTTTCGCACTCCTgtaggaaaatataaaaaagcatttacgAACTTGCAAGCTTATGAATTAGGAGctgtcttaataaaaaaaatcattgaatttTGTGACTTGAATCCGCACGAAGTATCAGAAGTTATAATTGGTCAAGTTTATACAGCag GTCAAGGACAAAATCCTGCTAGACAATCATCTGTTAATGGTGGTCTACCTTACTCTGTCCCATCGTCTTTGATTAACTGTCTTTGTGGATCTGGCTTAAAAGCTGTTGTTAATGCCTACCAAGCTATAAAGAATGATCCATCTCTCCTGATAATTGCTGGTGGGCAAGAAAGCATGTCAAAT gTTCCTCACTATGTAAATGTTATCCAGGGTAATAAAATTGAAGATTGCCCTAAAATAAATGGTTTAGTCCATGATGGGTTGAGTGATGCTTTCTACGGATATCATATGGGAATTACAg GTTTAATGCAGATAACAAAGGATGAGTTTCCAACACCTTCAACTAGTCTGGCTGGTTTATGTAAACTTAAACCAGCCTTTTTAAATGATGGTAGTGGGACAGTTACTGCTGGTAACTCTTCTGGTATCAATGATGGAGCTGCTATGATGCTTATATGCAGTATGGAAAAAACAAAAGAGTTAAAAGTATGCACACCATTGGCTAGAATTGTAGCTTGGGCTCAAATTGGTGTTGAGCCATCTATTATGGGTATTGCTCCAGTTTTTGCTGTACAAAAAGCG CTTAAAAATGCTTGTTGGACTCTTGAAGAGGTGGATTTATTCGAGTTAAATGAAGCATTTGCTGCTCAGTCAATTGCTGTAATTCGAGAGCTAGGCATCCCAATGCATAAG GTTAATGTCTGCGGTGGAGCAATAGGTATTGGTCATCCAATAGGTGCTTCTGGTGCAAGAGTATTAGTTACATTATTACATTCAATGGTGCgattaaagaaacaaaaaggtGTGGTCTCTTTATGCATTGGTGGAGGAATGGGAATAGCCATGTGCGTTGAAAGACTTATACACtaa
- the LOC100202235 gene encoding acetyl-CoA acetyltransferase, cytosolic isoform X1 produces the protein MSSMYKENDVVIVAAFRTPVGKYKKAFTNLQAYELGAVLIKKIIEFCDLNPHEVSEVIIGQVYTAGQGQNPARQSSVNGGLPYSVPSSLINCLCGSGLKAVVNAYQAIKNDPSLLIIAGGQESMSNVPHYVNVIQGNKIEDCPKINGLVHDGLSDAFYGYHMGITAENIAKQWNISREDQDKFALDSQQKISIALEEGHFKAEIVPVAVKTEKGLMQITKDEFPTPSTSLAGLCKLKPAFLNDGSGTVTAGNSSGINDGAAMMLICSMEKTKELKVCTPLARIVAWAQIGVEPSIMGIAPVFAVQKALKNACWTLEEVDLFELNEAFAAQSIAVIRELGIPMHKVNVCGGAIGIGHPIGASGARVLVTLLHSMVRLKKQKGVVSLCIGGGMGIAMCVERLIH, from the exons ATGAGTTCTATGTACAAAGAAAACGATGTTGTAATTGTGGCTGCTTTTCGCACTCCTgtaggaaaatataaaaaagcatttacgAACTTGCAAGCTTATGAATTAGGAGctgtcttaataaaaaaaatcattgaatttTGTGACTTGAATCCGCACGAAGTATCAGAAGTTATAATTGGTCAAGTTTATACAGCag GTCAAGGACAAAATCCTGCTAGACAATCATCTGTTAATGGTGGTCTACCTTACTCTGTCCCATCGTCTTTGATTAACTGTCTTTGTGGATCTGGCTTAAAAGCTGTTGTTAATGCCTACCAAGCTATAAAGAATGATCCATCTCTCCTGATAATTGCTGGTGGGCAAGAAAGCATGTCAAAT gTTCCTCACTATGTAAATGTTATCCAGGGTAATAAAATTGAAGATTGCCCTAAAATAAATGGTTTAGTCCATGATGGGTTGAGTGATGCTTTCTACGGATATCATATGGGAATTACAg ctgaaaatattgcaaaacaatGGAATATTTCAAGAGAAGATCAGGACAAGTTTGCATTGGATAGCcaacaaaaaatttctatagcTTTAGAAGAAGGTCATTTTAAAGCTGAAATAGTTCCAGTGGCTGTCAAGACAGAGAAAg GTTTAATGCAGATAACAAAGGATGAGTTTCCAACACCTTCAACTAGTCTGGCTGGTTTATGTAAACTTAAACCAGCCTTTTTAAATGATGGTAGTGGGACAGTTACTGCTGGTAACTCTTCTGGTATCAATGATGGAGCTGCTATGATGCTTATATGCAGTATGGAAAAAACAAAAGAGTTAAAAGTATGCACACCATTGGCTAGAATTGTAGCTTGGGCTCAAATTGGTGTTGAGCCATCTATTATGGGTATTGCTCCAGTTTTTGCTGTACAAAAAGCG CTTAAAAATGCTTGTTGGACTCTTGAAGAGGTGGATTTATTCGAGTTAAATGAAGCATTTGCTGCTCAGTCAATTGCTGTAATTCGAGAGCTAGGCATCCCAATGCATAAG GTTAATGTCTGCGGTGGAGCAATAGGTATTGGTCATCCAATAGGTGCTTCTGGTGCAAGAGTATTAGTTACATTATTACATTCAATGGTGCgattaaagaaacaaaaaggtGTGGTCTCTTTATGCATTGGTGGAGGAATGGGAATAGCCATGTGCGTTGAAAGACTTATACACtaa